In Pleurocapsa sp. PCC 7319, the following are encoded in one genomic region:
- a CDS encoding EAL domain-containing protein, translated as MRKRAIANKILQENEQRYRDLAEAGANVFWELNAELQYCYISGDIGDLCGLKPSELLGKYPPELHRNHPGLDVDWELFEQIIQARHPIRNFTFSLQEKEHDVVRIFKVNGNPLYDDELNFLGYRGVKQEITAEQNLYKKIAYQATYDDLTGLLNRREFGEKLKYSVQKARKYHTESVLCYLDLDRFKIVNDTAGHLVGDRLLSELAQLLQSMIRKEDTLGRLGGDEFGLLLEGCSIPEAEQICEKIVNTIKNYRLKWQTLEFDVGVSIGLVGISDTSTDATELLSRADLACYQAKNLGRGRVYIAENNHQELDLQQTQMGHIANVSQAIKENRFYLFKQSIKPVVDDGQQRLHYEILLRLKDRSGKWITPEQFIPIAERYGVITIVDRWVLEATLNAYGQYFAPKQALVSINLSGASINDERFTEFAIDLIKKSEVAGDCLCFEITETAAIAQISHAQKFMAAMKDLGVKFALDDFGSGVSSFSYLKNLSVDYLKIDGSLVKNILSEEYDRAIVTSINEVAHLMGIKTIAEFVEDDQILEHLSSISIDYAQGYIMGKPIALAA; from the coding sequence ATGAGAAAGCGAGCGATCGCCAATAAGATATTGCAAGAAAATGAACAACGCTACAGGGATTTAGCAGAAGCTGGAGCGAATGTTTTTTGGGAATTGAATGCAGAGTTACAATATTGCTATATATCTGGTGATATTGGCGATTTATGTGGCTTAAAGCCCTCTGAATTACTGGGAAAGTATCCCCCCGAGCTGCACCGTAATCATCCTGGATTAGATGTTGATTGGGAATTATTTGAACAGATTATACAAGCGAGACATCCGATTAGAAACTTTACTTTTAGTCTGCAAGAAAAAGAACATGATGTCGTCAGAATTTTTAAAGTTAATGGTAATCCCTTGTATGATGATGAACTAAATTTTCTTGGATATCGTGGAGTCAAACAAGAAATAACTGCCGAACAAAATCTTTATAAAAAGATCGCTTATCAAGCTACCTATGATGATTTAACTGGTCTATTAAATCGCCGTGAATTTGGCGAAAAACTGAAATATTCAGTGCAAAAAGCACGTAAATATCATACAGAATCAGTTCTCTGCTATCTAGATCTAGACCGTTTCAAAATTGTCAACGATACAGCAGGACATCTGGTTGGCGATCGCTTATTATCTGAATTGGCTCAACTGTTACAGAGTATGATTCGCAAGGAAGACACTTTGGGCAGGTTGGGAGGAGACGAGTTTGGTCTATTACTTGAGGGCTGTTCCATACCTGAAGCAGAGCAAATATGTGAAAAAATAGTCAACACGATCAAGAACTATCGTCTCAAGTGGCAGACTTTAGAATTTGATGTGGGAGTTAGTATTGGTCTAGTAGGAATTTCTGATACCTCCACAGATGCGACAGAACTGCTGAGTCGAGCAGATTTAGCTTGTTACCAGGCGAAAAACTTAGGTCGAGGTCGAGTTTATATCGCTGAAAATAATCATCAAGAGCTCGATCTACAGCAAACTCAAATGGGGCATATTGCTAACGTATCTCAAGCAATTAAAGAAAATCGTTTTTATTTATTCAAACAGTCAATTAAACCCGTAGTTGATGATGGTCAACAACGCCTACATTATGAAATTTTACTCCGTCTTAAAGACCGATCTGGGAAATGGATCACTCCTGAACAATTTATTCCCATAGCCGAACGTTATGGTGTCATTACCATAGTCGACCGGTGGGTTTTGGAAGCTACTCTTAATGCCTATGGTCAGTATTTTGCGCCGAAACAGGCTTTAGTTTCGATTAATTTATCTGGTGCTAGTATTAATGACGAAAGATTTACTGAATTTGCGATTGATTTAATTAAAAAATCAGAGGTTGCGGGAGATTGCCTCTGTTTTGAAATTACAGAGACGGCAGCTATTGCTCAAATTAGTCATGCTCAAAAATTTATGGCAGCGATGAAAGACCTAGGAGTCAAATTTGCTCTGGATGATTTTGGTAGCGGAGTTTCTTCTTTTTCTTATCTAAAAAATCTTTCGGTAGACTATTTGAAAATTGATGGCAGTCTGGTTAAAAATATTCTAAGTGAAGAATACGACCGAGCAATTGTTACCTCCATAAACGAAGTAGCTCATTTAATGGGTATTAAAACCATTGCCGAATTCGTAGAAGACGATCAAATATTAGAACATTTAAGTAGCATCAGCATTGATTACGCTCAGGGTTATATCATGGGTAAACCGATTGCCCTTGCAGCTTAG
- the trxA gene encoding thioredoxin: MSSSAAPVTDASFPEQVLESSVPVLVDFWAPWCGPCRMVAPVVDEIAEQYEGQIKVVKLNTDENPQVASQYGIRSIPTLMIFKDGQRVDMVVGAVPKTTLANTLEKYL, from the coding sequence ATGTCATCATCAGCTGCACCAGTAACAGACGCAAGTTTTCCAGAACAAGTTTTAGAAAGCTCAGTTCCTGTACTAGTAGACTTCTGGGCCCCTTGGTGTGGGCCTTGCAGAATGGTTGCACCAGTAGTCGATGAAATCGCCGAGCAATACGAAGGACAAATAAAAGTCGTCAAGTTAAATACAGACGAAAATCCTCAAGTTGCCAGCCAATATGGTATTCGTAGTATTCCTACCTTAATGATCTTTAAGGACGGTCAGCGAGTAGATATGGTTGTTGGTGCTGTACCAAAAACTACTTTGGCAAATACTTTGGAAAAATACCTTTAA
- a CDS encoding DUF2079 domain-containing protein — MLSKSSTVQGNKIVIYAAIAFFICTLSLTLNRHFSFYSSYDQGIFNQVFWNSTHGNFFQSTLSSQLSTNVIHGGEVPDVEYRRLGQHFTPALLLWLPIYYLFPDPATLTVLQAIFVTAAGLVLYALARIYLEPAIATLITISFYCANAVVGPTLGNFHDISQMPLFVFSLLLAMEKRCWWLFAILAVCILAVREDSGITLFGVGMYLILSRRYPRIGFAVCLGSFLYVLVLTNLVMPLFSDDISKRFMLENFGQYAEGDQASTLEIIFNMITNPGRLIVEILTPFSDTFKYLLGQWLPLAFIPVVAPYAWAIAVFPLLKLFLSQGDLVLSISIRYAISVTPGLFYGSILWWAGQGFGNFKQLIGNCQPRKLRPQFRRFWIFCICLSVFFTITSNPSETLYFIVPTSIKPLVYISAPEQWQHSQKIRTFLAQIPADASVSGSTFIVPHISSRREVIRLPGLEIKNEEQEINQVDYVIADLWQLERYQVVFSNYRDDLNVLTQVISQAISRQEYGIIGFNDGVVLLRKAVDSNPEALKDWQDYFQKIQPIIESHES; from the coding sequence ATGTTATCTAAATCGAGTACTGTTCAGGGAAACAAGATTGTTATTTACGCGGCGATCGCTTTTTTTATTTGTACTCTGTCATTGACTTTAAATCGTCACTTCTCTTTTTATTCTTCCTACGACCAGGGTATTTTTAATCAGGTTTTTTGGAATAGTACTCATGGTAATTTTTTTCAAAGTACTCTCTCTTCACAATTATCAACAAATGTGATTCATGGTGGGGAAGTTCCTGATGTAGAATACCGTCGCTTGGGGCAGCATTTTACCCCTGCTTTGCTATTGTGGTTGCCAATTTATTACCTGTTTCCAGATCCAGCTACTCTCACGGTATTACAGGCAATTTTTGTAACTGCTGCGGGTTTAGTGCTTTATGCTTTAGCACGAATTTACCTAGAACCGGCGATCGCTACTCTGATTACTATTAGTTTTTACTGTGCTAACGCTGTAGTGGGTCCAACTCTGGGAAATTTCCATGACATATCTCAGATGCCTTTATTTGTCTTTAGCCTCCTCCTAGCAATGGAAAAACGCTGCTGGTGGCTGTTTGCTATTTTGGCAGTCTGTATATTGGCAGTGCGAGAAGATAGTGGCATTACTTTATTTGGCGTTGGGATGTATTTAATTCTGAGTCGGCGATATCCGAGAATTGGATTTGCGGTTTGCTTGGGCAGTTTTTTATATGTGCTGGTTCTGACTAATTTAGTGATGCCTCTATTTTCTGATGATATTTCTAAAAGATTTATGTTAGAAAACTTTGGACAATATGCAGAGGGAGATCAAGCCTCAACGTTAGAAATTATCTTCAACATGATTACCAATCCAGGGCGTTTAATTGTCGAAATATTGACACCATTCTCTGATACCTTTAAATATTTGCTAGGACAGTGGCTACCTTTAGCATTTATTCCCGTAGTTGCTCCTTATGCTTGGGCGATCGCTGTTTTTCCCTTATTAAAATTGTTTTTGAGCCAAGGAGATCTAGTCTTAAGTATTTCGATTCGTTATGCCATCAGCGTTACTCCTGGTCTATTTTACGGTTCAATCTTGTGGTGGGCAGGTCAAGGTTTTGGTAACTTTAAGCAATTAATCGGTAACTGTCAGCCACGAAAACTCCGTCCTCAATTTCGCCGTTTCTGGATTTTTTGTATCTGTTTATCAGTATTTTTTACCATCACCTCAAATCCAAGTGAGACTTTGTATTTCATCGTCCCTACTTCCATTAAGCCGCTAGTTTATATTTCTGCTCCAGAACAATGGCAACATAGCCAAAAAATTCGCACTTTTTTAGCTCAAATACCTGCCGATGCTAGTGTTTCGGGTTCTACTTTTATTGTTCCTCACATTTCCAGTAGAAGAGAAGTGATTCGTCTACCAGGATTAGAAATCAAAAATGAGGAGCAAGAAATTAATCAAGTAGATTATGTGATTGCCGATCTGTGGCAACTGGAGCGTTATCAAGTAGTTTTTAGCAACTATCGCGATGATTTGAATGTCTTGACTCAAGTAATTAGCCAAGCAATTAGCCGCCAGGAGTATGGGATTATTGGCTTTAATGATGGCGTAGTTTTGTTACGGAAAGCTGTAGATTCCAATCCTGAAGCATTAAAAGATTGGCAGGATTATTTCCAAAAAATTCAACCAATAATTGAGTCTCATGAGTCTTAA
- a CDS encoding L,D-transpeptidase: protein MISALAALTIGEYWLLTTNALAQPTLPNLIAQEIDNLKQSDRSWVEIDLSDQHLFAWEGKNQTFTAIISTGKAKTPTNIGIYTVQRKYPQDRMRGSDYDIPNVPNVLYFDRGYALHGAFWHNNFGTPVSHGCVNLPVSNAKWLFDWAKIGTPVIIHQ, encoded by the coding sequence TTGATTAGTGCGCTCGCTGCTTTAACAATTGGAGAATATTGGTTGCTAACTACTAACGCATTAGCCCAACCAACTCTCCCAAATTTGATTGCTCAAGAAATTGACAATCTCAAACAGTCAGATCGGTCTTGGGTAGAAATTGATCTTTCTGACCAACATTTATTTGCTTGGGAAGGCAAGAATCAGACTTTTACGGCAATCATTTCGACAGGTAAAGCCAAAACTCCAACTAATATAGGGATTTATACAGTTCAAAGAAAATATCCTCAAGATAGAATGCGCGGTTCGGATTACGATATTCCCAATGTTCCTAATGTACTATACTTTGATCGCGGTTATGCTCTTCATGGTGCATTTTGGCACAATAATTTTGGCACCCCTGTCAGTCATGGTTGCGTTAATCTTCCTGTCAGTAATGCTAAATGGTTATTTGATTGGGCAAAAATCGGTACACCAGTAATTATTCATCAATAA
- a CDS encoding lipid-A-disaccharide synthase-related protein yields the protein MKLLVLSNGHGEDEIAVRIIEQLQIVTHKLEIVALPIVGQGYAYSKLNIPIAGRVQQMPSGGFIYMGGNPLWSDIRGGLIQLTIEQLKLVRHWGQENTVILAVGDIVPLLYAWLSKANYAFVGTAKSEYYLRNETEWLAQTSWLEKKLGSVYLPWERWLMSRSACKAAFPRDSLTTEILQKWSIPAYDLGNPMMDGITANSQFSQPEQLNVLLLPGSRMPEALKNWQQILTSLPEIIKSFPQEKLNFGGAIAPALNLQAFIEEADIQGWQITAEQPQTRTLTKDQSSLILSQNSYQRFLQQADIAIAMAGTATEQFVGLGKPAIIMPGEGPQFTYAFAEAQSRLLGCSIMMVESPEQVAKAIAQVINNPQLLAQIALNGKRRMGEAGAAQRIAQCLQQTLLK from the coding sequence ATGAAGCTTTTGGTTCTCAGTAATGGTCATGGAGAAGACGAAATTGCTGTTCGTATTATAGAACAATTACAAATTGTTACCCACAAACTCGAAATAGTGGCTTTGCCAATTGTTGGTCAGGGCTATGCCTACAGCAAGCTCAATATTCCGATCGCGGGTAGAGTGCAGCAGATGCCTTCCGGTGGCTTTATTTATATGGGAGGAAATCCACTCTGGTCAGACATTCGGGGTGGGTTGATTCAACTTACAATTGAACAGCTTAAGCTGGTACGTCACTGGGGTCAAGAGAATACAGTAATTTTAGCAGTTGGAGATATAGTACCACTGCTATATGCTTGGTTAAGTAAGGCAAATTACGCTTTTGTCGGTACTGCCAAATCAGAATATTACCTTAGAAACGAAACTGAGTGGTTAGCTCAGACTTCTTGGTTAGAAAAAAAATTGGGTTCAGTTTATCTGCCTTGGGAGCGTTGGTTAATGAGCCGTAGTGCTTGCAAAGCAGCATTTCCCAGAGATAGCTTAACCACAGAGATTTTACAAAAATGGTCAATTCCGGCTTACGATTTGGGTAATCCGATGATGGATGGCATTACAGCCAACAGTCAATTTAGCCAACCAGAGCAGCTAAATGTGCTATTGTTACCAGGCTCTCGAATGCCAGAAGCGTTAAAAAATTGGCAGCAGATATTAACTTCGCTACCAGAAATAATCAAATCTTTTCCCCAAGAGAAATTAAATTTTGGGGGAGCGATCGCACCAGCTTTAAATCTTCAGGCATTTATCGAAGAAGCGGATATTCAAGGATGGCAGATAACAGCAGAGCAACCTCAAACTAGAACTCTAACCAAAGATCAAAGTAGTTTGATTTTGAGCCAAAATAGCTATCAACGGTTTTTACAACAGGCAGATATCGCGATCGCTATGGCAGGAACGGCAACCGAACAATTTGTTGGTTTAGGCAAACCAGCGATAATTATGCCAGGAGAAGGACCTCAGTTCACCTATGCCTTTGCCGAAGCCCAATCTCGTTTACTGGGTTGTTCAATCATGATGGTGGAAAGTCCAGAGCAAGTCGCCAAAGCGATCGCCCAAGTTATTAATAATCCTCAACTCCTAGCACAAATTGCCCTCAATGGAAAACGACGTATGGGAGAAGCTGGGGCAGCTCAAAGAATTGCTCAATGTTTACAACAGACGCTTCTAAAATAG
- a CDS encoding glycosyltransferase yields MQTLSTIALISVHSDPATETGSQNVYVRQVGEALSRLGWQVDMFTRKTDASQATIVQHNPLCRTIRLSAGPEEFISRQKLIGYLPEFLKQLRQFQLDRDIRYRLIHTNYWLSAWVGMELKKVQPLKHVHTYHSLGAVKYANVDYLSNLDKTRLAIEKACLETADLTIATCPQQRDYLRKLVSHKGQIEIIPCGADINLFGSIASFTARKQLGIAQNTFNVLYVGRFNRHLGVETLIKALSKPSLHSVCDIHLTLVNNSPSSNPLKRKRIEKLVWDFGIDNITTFAEQANRKELAKYYAAADVCVIPSHYNPSGMVAMESMASGTPVIASNVGGLKYVIQHEQTGILFPAFNSFILTRGISRLITQPEWRRKLGECGRERVEKLFTWDGVAHQLNEFYLEQIGQQNLEFLHKSLEYTVQAVGY; encoded by the coding sequence ATGCAGACATTATCAACTATTGCTCTAATTTCAGTTCATAGCGATCCTGCTACGGAAACTGGTAGTCAAAATGTATATGTGCGTCAGGTTGGGGAAGCTTTATCTCGGTTGGGATGGCAGGTAGATATGTTTACCCGTAAGACTGATGCTAGTCAGGCAACCATAGTACAACATAATCCTCTGTGCCGTACTATTCGTCTCTCTGCTGGTCCAGAAGAATTTATCTCTCGACAAAAACTGATTGGCTATTTACCAGAATTCCTGAAGCAACTACGTCAATTTCAGTTAGATCGTGATATTAGGTATCGCTTAATCCATACTAACTATTGGCTATCGGCTTGGGTGGGTATGGAACTTAAAAAAGTTCAACCCCTAAAGCATGTCCATACATATCATTCTTTAGGTGCGGTTAAGTATGCCAACGTTGATTATCTATCTAACTTAGATAAAACTCGCTTGGCAATTGAAAAAGCTTGTTTAGAAACAGCTGATTTAACTATCGCTACCTGTCCTCAACAGAGAGATTATCTGCGGAAACTAGTATCCCATAAAGGTCAAATTGAAATTATTCCTTGTGGTGCTGATATAAATTTATTTGGTTCAATTGCCAGTTTTACAGCCAGGAAACAACTAGGTATTGCTCAAAATACATTTAATGTACTTTATGTCGGTCGATTCAATCGTCACCTAGGAGTCGAAACTTTAATTAAAGCTCTTAGCAAACCTTCTTTGCATAGCGTTTGTGATATTCACTTAACTTTGGTTAATAACTCTCCTTCAAGTAATCCACTCAAAAGAAAACGCATTGAAAAGTTGGTCTGGGATTTTGGTATAGACAATATCACCACATTTGCCGAACAAGCTAATCGAAAGGAATTGGCAAAGTATTACGCTGCAGCTGATGTTTGCGTCATTCCCAGCCACTATAATCCTTCAGGAATGGTAGCTATGGAGTCTATGGCAAGCGGAACCCCAGTGATTGCTTCTAATGTAGGAGGTCTTAAGTATGTGATTCAACACGAACAAACAGGCATATTGTTTCCAGCCTTCAATTCATTTATTTTAACTAGGGGCATTTCTCGTTTAATAACCCAGCCAGAATGGCGACGGAAATTGGGTGAATGTGGCAGAGAAAGAGTAGAAAAACTATTTACTTGGGATGGTGTCGCTCATCAACTAAATGAATTTTATCTCGAACAAATTGGGCAGCAAAATCTAGAGTTTCTGCATAAATCATTAGAGTATACGGTTCAGGCAGTAGGATATTAG
- a CDS encoding cell wall metabolism sensor histidine kinase WalK produces MNKLNLQVRLFFSHILVTIVGVTASSVVGNFFSPRFFQFHVRELEGRGLTISTAHSQLLEVFETAWARGNFWSFLIGTLAAAILSYWLAKRIVQPLNQMETIIEQFANGKLDQRMSHLEIPELDRLAMGFNRMATSLEEVESRRREIIDDLTHELRTPLTIIRGRLEEIADGIIVGNSQIYSRLIRETKRLQRLLNDLQELSQVETGNLSLNLQPTNLRQILEPLVERFADQLLGSDRVLNLDCPTNLPYVMADSDRLEQILVNLLSNAIRHTPSGSITLKAWSDVDKVWLSLTDTGSGIAPEELPHVFRRFWRSQKSRSQKYGGTGIGLAICRRLVELHGGEIFVASQLEVGSTFKFYLPISSIK; encoded by the coding sequence ATGAACAAGCTCAATTTGCAAGTTAGACTTTTTTTTTCCCATATCCTAGTTACTATTGTTGGGGTAACGGCATCTTCGGTGGTGGGTAATTTTTTTTCTCCCCGATTTTTTCAATTCCATGTCAGAGAACTAGAAGGAAGAGGCTTAACTATTAGCACTGCTCACTCTCAGCTATTAGAGGTATTTGAGACAGCCTGGGCAAGAGGCAATTTTTGGTCTTTTTTAATTGGGACATTGGCAGCAGCAATTCTTAGTTACTGGCTAGCCAAGCGAATTGTTCAACCTTTGAATCAGATGGAAACGATTATTGAACAATTTGCTAACGGTAAACTAGACCAACGAATGTCTCATTTAGAGATTCCCGAGCTAGACCGTCTGGCAATGGGTTTTAATCGCATGGCAACCAGTTTAGAAGAAGTAGAATCAAGACGACGAGAAATAATCGACGATCTTACCCACGAGTTACGAACCCCTTTAACTATTATTCGCGGTCGGTTGGAGGAAATAGCCGATGGCATTATTGTCGGTAACTCTCAAATATATTCGCGACTAATCCGTGAAACTAAGCGTTTACAGCGTTTGCTTAATGATTTGCAGGAATTATCTCAGGTGGAAACAGGCAATCTATCGTTAAATCTACAACCGACTAATTTACGCCAGATTCTTGAGCCATTAGTAGAAAGGTTCGCCGATCAGTTACTTGGTAGCGATCGCGTTTTAAATTTAGACTGTCCGACTAATTTGCCCTATGTCATGGCAGATAGCGATCGCTTGGAACAAATTTTAGTTAATTTACTCAGTAATGCAATTCGTCATACTCCATCTGGTTCTATTACCTTAAAAGCTTGGTCTGATGTAGATAAAGTCTGGCTGTCTCTGACTGATACTGGTTCGGGAATTGCACCAGAAGAATTGCCTCATGTTTTTCGACGTTTTTGGCGATCGCAGAAATCTCGTTCTCAAAAGTATGGTGGTACTGGTATTGGTCTAGCGATTTGTCGTCGTTTGGTAGAACTTCACGGAGGAGAAATATTTGTCGCCAGTCAGTTAGAAGTGGGCAGTACTTTTAAATTCTATTTACCTATAAGTAGTATCAAATAA
- a CDS encoding response regulator, whose translation MEILIVEDEREIAEIIQECLESEGFACRVCYDGQSALRLYGEYQPDLIILDIRLPGMDGLEVCTQIRQKPVAHDPYILMLTSRGEEIDRIIGLSTGADDYYVKPFSPRELVARVRALLRRRLRESDPPGYAQRNRSGLIRTKSFTIDLEQHCISRHFEEESAKQLDLSSSEFKLMTLFVKHPGRVWERGQLIEKLWGDDFFGEERVIDTHIARLRKKVEPHLGKPRFIQTVVGVGYKFEDS comes from the coding sequence ATGGAGATTTTAATAGTTGAAGACGAACGGGAAATAGCAGAAATTATCCAAGAATGTTTAGAATCTGAAGGATTTGCCTGTCGCGTCTGTTATGATGGTCAATCGGCCCTCAGACTCTATGGCGAATATCAACCGGACTTGATTATTCTCGATATTAGATTGCCAGGAATGGATGGATTGGAAGTATGCACGCAAATCCGCCAAAAACCAGTAGCTCACGATCCTTATATCTTAATGTTAACTTCTCGGGGAGAAGAAATTGATCGCATTATTGGTTTATCTACTGGAGCAGATGATTATTACGTTAAACCCTTCAGTCCCAGAGAATTAGTTGCTAGGGTGCGGGCTTTGTTACGTCGTCGTTTACGAGAAAGCGATCCGCCAGGCTACGCGCAGCGTAATCGCTCTGGGTTGATAAGAACAAAATCTTTTACTATCGATTTAGAACAACACTGTATCAGTCGCCATTTTGAGGAGGAGTCAGCAAAACAGTTAGATTTATCTTCTTCTGAGTTTAAGTTAATGACTCTATTTGTGAAGCATCCAGGCAGAGTATGGGAAAGAGGACAACTAATAGAAAAGCTCTGGGGTGATGATTTTTTTGGTGAAGAGCGAGTAATTGATACCCACATAGCTAGATTACGGAAAAAAGTTGAACCTCATCTTGGTAAACCCAGATTTATCCAAACCGTTGTGGGCGTGGGTTACAAATTTGAAGATTCATAG
- a CDS encoding LOG family protein, whose product MTLSSPSSPDNSALLNQQLEKLLTNLSNHPHRKLIQRSLGALLRIAEEDTERLDWKILTASLEDLEQGIKRFYPYRHTRKIAIFGSARTSPKQEEYKMAADFARCITQSGFMVITGAGGGIMQAGNEGAGRANSFGLNIKLPFEQGANKLIDGDDKLIDFKYFFTRKLFFLKESDAIALFPGGFGTQDEAFETLTLCQTGKYGPVPLVLVDKPGGDYWHSWNNYVCKQLKEKGLINPDDPSLYTITDQIDVACQTIKDFYRVYHSSRYVGQLLVMRLKLELSDAVVAQLNQEFADLLSQGKISKNVALPEEKNDLETIHLSRLTFYFNQKNFGRLYQLIARINELGLPCNVTEHPELK is encoded by the coding sequence ATGACTTTATCTTCTCCATCTTCTCCTGATAATTCAGCATTATTAAATCAGCAGCTTGAAAAACTACTTACCAACCTTTCAAATCATCCTCATCGTAAGTTAATCCAGAGATCTTTAGGAGCATTGCTGAGAATTGCTGAGGAAGATACTGAGCGTCTTGATTGGAAGATATTAACCGCTTCTCTAGAAGATTTAGAACAGGGAATCAAAAGATTTTATCCCTATCGTCATACCAGAAAAATTGCTATTTTTGGTTCGGCCAGGACTTCTCCTAAACAAGAAGAATATAAAATGGCGGCTGATTTTGCCCGTTGTATTACCCAATCGGGTTTTATGGTAATCACCGGTGCAGGAGGAGGAATTATGCAAGCTGGAAATGAAGGAGCAGGACGTGCTAATTCCTTCGGTCTAAATATCAAACTGCCGTTTGAGCAAGGTGCTAACAAGCTAATCGATGGCGATGATAAGCTAATCGATTTTAAATACTTTTTTACCCGCAAACTATTTTTTCTCAAAGAAAGTGACGCGATCGCTCTTTTTCCTGGGGGATTTGGGACTCAAGATGAAGCTTTTGAAACTTTAACTCTCTGCCAAACGGGTAAATACGGTCCCGTGCCTCTAGTATTAGTTGATAAACCAGGAGGCGACTACTGGCATTCGTGGAATAACTATGTATGTAAACAACTCAAAGAAAAAGGTTTAATTAATCCAGACGATCCTAGTCTATATACAATTACCGATCAAATAGACGTAGCTTGTCAAACTATAAAGGACTTTTATCGAGTCTACCATTCCAGTCGTTACGTTGGTCAGCTTTTGGTGATGCGCCTAAAATTAGAATTATCCGATGCAGTGGTCGCACAGCTTAACCAAGAATTTGCCGATCTTCTTAGTCAGGGTAAAATCAGCAAAAATGTTGCCTTACCAGAAGAAAAAAATGATCTAGAAACGATTCATTTATCCCGTTTAACCTTCTATTTCAATCAGAAAAATTTCGGTCGTCTATACCAACTAATTGCTAGGATCAATGAACTGGGTCTGCCTTGTAATGTCACAGAACATCCTGAATTAAAATAG